From one Coffea eugenioides isolate CCC68of chromosome 11, Ceug_1.0, whole genome shotgun sequence genomic stretch:
- the LOC113754463 gene encoding protein JINGUBANG-like, producing MEVHSWFETSLPVLPKPESLTSSRTSSSGSITIPDRMQYSSAIYEETSFSSLQSDVSQDSSHNSHQKMINSPSVTHSCTGNFQTLTPQISFLAVHGNTLYAASLNEINVFDLTNYCLVDNLSCSGMAKSIAFVENKIFTSHQDCKIRVWQIASSSKKHQLISTLPTVKDRLRRCVLPKNYVQVRRHKQKLWIEHADTISGLAVNDGLIYSVSWDKSFKIWRISDLSCLESVKAHSDAINAIVVCANGLIYTASSDGTIKIWQRNDDGGKKHKLVTTLDKHKAGINALAINEDGSVLFSGGFDENILVWKKDYIADDHMVLSHSLKGHTGAILCLTIVDDLLISGSSDRTVRIWKRSREYGYCCIRVLEGHLKPIKALVAISGRNGDGVISIFSGSLDGQIKVWKVTTNSTSCTSP from the coding sequence ATGGAGGTCCATTCATGGTTTGAAACCAGCCTGCCTGTTTTACCAAAACCAGAATCATTAACATCCTCAAGAACTTCATCTTCTGGCTCAATCACAATACCTGATCGAATGCAATATTCATCGGCAATTTATGAGGAAACGAGTTTCAGTAGTCTTCAATCAGATGTCTCTCAAGACTCATCTCACAATTCTCACCAAAAAATGATAAACAGCCCTTCAGTAACTCACTCATGCACTGGCAATTTTCAAACGTTAACCCCACAAATAAGCTTTCTTGCAGTGCATGGCAACACCCTTTATGCTGCTTCGTTGAATGAAATCAATGTCTTCGATTTAACGAATTATTGTCTTGTTGACAACTTGAGCTGTTCAGGCATGGCTAAATCAATTGCATTCGTCGAAAACAAGATCTTCACTTCTCATCAAGATTGCAAGATCAGAGTATGGCAAATTGCATCATCATCAAAAAAGCATCAACTAATCTCAACACTGCCTACTGTTAAAGATCGCCTGAGGCGTTGTGTTTTGCCAAAGAATTATGTTCAAGTTAGGCGGCACAAGCAAAAGCTTTGGATTGAACATGCAGACACCATATCAGGTTTAGCAGTGAATGATGGATTAATCTACTCGGTTTCTTGGGATAAAAGCTTTAAGATATGGAGAATATCAGACTTGAGTTGTTTAGAATCGGTTAAGGCGCATTCGGACGCCATTAACGCCATTGTTGTTTGTGCAAATGGATTAATCTACACCGCATCAAGTGATGGAACTATCAAAATTTGGCAGAGAAATGATGATGGGGGAAAGAAGCATAAGCTGGTAACCACTTTAGACAAGCACAAGGCGGGGATTAATGCATTGGCTATAAACGAAGATGGATCAGTCTTGTTTTCAGGAGGTTTTGATGAGAATATTTTGGTGTGGAAGAAGGATTATATTGCAGATGATCACATGGTGCTTTCACATTCATTGAAAGGGCATACAGGCGCTATACTTTGCTTGACTATTGTGGATGATTTGCTAATCAGTGGATCATCTGACAGAACAGTGAGGATTTGGAAACGCAGTAGAGAATATGGATACTGTTGCATTCGTGTTCTTGAAGGACATTTGAAACCAATCAAGGCACTTGTTGCAATTTCAGGTAGGAATGGAGATGGTGTTATTTCAATATTTAGTGGAAGCCTAGACGGACAAATCAAAGTCTGGAAAGTTACTACAAATTCCACAAGTTGCACATCTCCTTAA